NNNNNNNNNNNNNNNNNNNNNNNNNNNNNNNNNNNNNNNNNNNNNNNNNNNNNNNNNNNNNNNNNNNNNNNNNNNNNNNNNNNNNNNNNNNNNNNNNNNNNNNNNNNNNNNNNNNNNNNNNNNNCCAGAGGGGTTCGCTGCCCGCATCGCAGAACGCATTCAGGAAGATGCCCTCAAAACCGAGCTGCAATCCTTCAAAATCACGGCCCCTGAAGGCTTCGCCTCGAAAGTCTTGCAGCACATGCAAACCCAGAGCGAGGCAGACCTGACCGCTGCCCTGCAAAACCTGCCTGCCATTCAAGCGCCAGAGGGTTTTGCAGCCCATGTGGCAAGCCGCATTGCCAGAGATGCCCACCCTGAAGACACCCACAACCCTGCTCCGCTGTATCTGGTGGGCATGGCTTTGCTGGCTGCTGCTTTTGCCTTGTTCAGCTTTGTCTTTCCAGACATGCAGGTGGGCGTGAGCGTCTTGATGGACCTGATCGGCAACATCTCGGGACCGGTGATCACGGTGCTGGGCGCACTGGCCTTGATCAGCCTGTTTGGCCTGTTCAGCAAAATCAAATTCACCCCCCAGATCACTTACGCTGCGTTTGCGGTGGCCATGGTGGCGGTGTTCCCCAACGTGCAAAACGCGTTTGGACCGGCCACGGTGCCCCCTCAGCAAGAGGTGGCCAACGTGGTCCGGGTGGGTGGCGATGTGGTGGTTCGGGGTCACGTCACAGGCGATGTGGTGGCTCTGGGCGGAGACATCAAACTGGTGCAAGGGGCACAGGTGGACGGACGCACCGTCAGCATTCTGGGCGATGTGATGGCAGACCCCGGCATTCAGGCCAGCATTCAACCTGCTGCCATTCTGGGTCGCATCAACGGAGAGTTGCCCGTCCAGCAAACGGTGTTGCCTTCTGTGGGCGTGGCTTCGGCCTTCGTTCCCCTGATGGACCTGATGAAATCCGAGTACTGGCCCGCCTTCTACTTCGCGTTCCTGTGCATTTTCACCCTGCTGGTCTACCAATCTGGACATGGCACCGCTCTGGTGCGCCAATCCCTCAGGGATCCCAACCGCAACCTTGCTCTGGGATATGTGGCTTTTCTGGTGGCGTTGCCTGTGATTTTGGTGTCCACCCTGATTGGAAACGCCATGTTGCTGGGACTGGGCATTGCCTTGCTGGTGGCCCTCACCGCTGGCTTAAGCATCTCCCTGCTTTTGCTCGGGGCTGCCCTGACCCGGCGTCTGAAGGTCCAGAGCCATCCCGTGACCTTTTCGATCATTGGCCTGACCCTGTATCTGGTGCTCCTCCCCTTCCCTGCGGTCGCCACCGTGGTCTGGTTTGCCGGAGGGTGCTACGGGCTCGGGGTGCTGCTGAATTACATCCGCAAAACCAATGTGACCCATTTGAAAGTGGCTTGAAGGTCAAACCCATTCACAATCAAAAACAAAAGTGAAGCCTTCCTTTCGGAAGGCTTTTTGTGTGCTCTGGTCTTTCTATTTGATCTTCAAACGGATCAGCAACACCCCCAGAGCCAGCACCCAGAGAAGCCACAACAGGCTTCCCACCAGTCCAGCAGGCTCCCAGTAAGGCAAGGTGGGCATGACCGTGTGCAGCAGTTCCAGTTGTCCCAGCAGGTAAACTGCTCCAGCCAGCAAACCACTGAAACCAAGCCATCTGGGGAACAGGGAGGTTTGCAGCACAATCAGGCTGACCGTCCACATCCAGAGCACGGTAAACGCCTGTCCGAGGTGTTCTCCCAGCAGTACCCCTCCAAACTGGTGAACCGCCTGAAACACCACATTGAGGGCCGTACGGTTTGCTCCTGATGCACCCAATTGCACATACAGGTCTGCAAGCACCGGGTTCACAAACACCCACCTGAGCAATCCCACCATCTGAAAAACGGCAGCCATCACACCAAAAACCGTGGCATGGTAGGTCAGGGGATGATGGGTGCTTTTCAGAATGCGGTGCAGGCCCACCATGGCCAGCAACAAGGGAAACCCGCACCATGCAAACGCCATCCATGTGAGGATGCCTGCACTTCCCAGCGCATGATACTGCCCAAGGATCTGCTGGGGGCTTTCCCGCAAAATGTCCGGATAATTGAAATTCTGGATGAGCAGCAGGTAAGGCACATTGATGGCCAGTGCACCCACCAGAAATTCGGCACCCACCCAGCGGTGGCTCGGGACGTGATCGGGTTCAGACAGGGTTCTTGCAGTCATGATGTTCCTTTCATATGGGGTTCAAGCACCATCCACATCAGGGCAATGCCTTCCTGAATGGTCTCTTCTGAGAGGGTTCTGCCCGAGAGTTCCAGATGGGTGGGCCAGAAATCGGTGACCATCCAGCAGGCTTCTGCCAGCATGGTGATGCGTTCTGCAGGAAGGTCTTTCATCAGGCCTTGCTGCATGAGGAGCAGGCACAGGCCATGAAAATCCTGCATGCCTCTGGCTCGCACCTGCTGGTATTGCTGGGCAAGCTCTGGGTCTTGCTGCAGCAAGGAGAGGGTTTCCCTGTAAAAAAACCGGTACTCCCAGAGCATCTGGTAATTGCGGGTCAGCATGTGGTTGATGTCCTGCAGGGTGGGGTTCTCAGGAAACTGGTAAATCTGGTCCCACAGGTTTTGCAGGTCCTGAAACAGGGCCCGAACGATGGCTTCTTTGTTTTTGAAGTGGTAGTACAGGTTGCCCGGACTGATCCCTGCATGCTGGGCGATGTGGTTGGTGGTGACACTGTGGGTGCCTTTTTCGTTGAACAGGGTGCGGGCCGATTGCAGGATGCGGGATTGGTTGCTCACCATGCCTCCTTTAGAGTATTTACTCTAATTTAGAGCAATAACTCTAAATTGTCAAATGAAATGAAAAAACCCCTCTCTGTCGAGAGGGGCAAATGGCACCTGACTTCACTGGGCCAGCAAAGCTTCGATTTCCTCGCGGGTGGGAGCGTAAGCCCCAGATTTGGTGCAATTGACTGCTGCTGCGGCCAGAGCATATTTCAGGTGCCCTTCCATGCCCCAGCCTTTGTGCACCATCAAAGAGAAATTCAGGGCTCCGATGCTGGCATCTCCAGCACCCACCGTGTCTGCCACGGTGATCTTGAAGGCAGGCACAAAAATCTCTCCCTCTGGTGTGAGCAAAGCCGCACCTTTGGCCCCCTGCGTCAGCATGATCCAGGCATTGGCATTCCAGGCACGGATCTGGGCCAGAGCCTCTTCTTCAGACAACTCGGGAAGCAAACCCTGCAAGTCCTCATCTGAGACTT
This DNA window, taken from Deinococcus misasensis DSM 22328, encodes the following:
- a CDS encoding DUF4386 domain-containing protein — translated: MTARTLSEPDHVPSHRWVGAEFLVGALAINVPYLLLIQNFNYPDILRESPQQILGQYHALGSAGILTWMAFAWCGFPLLLAMVGLHRILKSTHHPLTYHATVFGVMAAVFQMVGLLRWVFVNPVLADLYVQLGASGANRTALNVVFQAVHQFGGVLLGEHLGQAFTVLWMWTVSLIVLQTSLFPRWLGFSGLLAGAVYLLGQLELLHTVMPTLPYWEPAGLVGSLLWLLWVLALGVLLIRLKIK
- a CDS encoding TetR/AcrR family transcriptional regulator translates to MVSNQSRILQSARTLFNEKGTHSVTTNHIAQHAGISPGNLYYHFKNKEAIVRALFQDLQNLWDQIYQFPENPTLQDINHMLTRNYQMLWEYRFFYRETLSLLQQDPELAQQYQQVRARGMQDFHGLCLLLMQQGLMKDLPAERITMLAEACWMVTDFWPTHLELSGRTLSEETIQEGIALMWMVLEPHMKGTS